From Heteronotia binoei isolate CCM8104 ecotype False Entrance Well chromosome 12, APGP_CSIRO_Hbin_v1, whole genome shotgun sequence, the proteins below share one genomic window:
- the RAB11FIP1 gene encoding rab11 family-interacting protein 1 isoform X2 → MSLPGSPMSAGPRWAPTHVQVTVLQARGLRAKAKGGGGSDAYAVMALGKEKFATSVAERCLGSPVWREEATFELPPPPRRGLSGYEEEGRGAQPAVLQLTVSHRALLGLDKFLGRAEVNLAELQNEGGRRTTRWYKLHSKPGKKEKERGEIEVDIQFMRSNMTASMFDLSMKDKSRTPFGKLKDKLKGKRGNGLPDTASAIIPSITHSLADSDEESNEKEKEKKKSKFKTLFSKPGLQKSNISQSMSVLPSLQPVTERVRLRPSDFQSQWDDDDDDTLTPVSEKPPANRAEDNFLYPPSGRSHKRTGKKEAENSSEVSVKVKEVKHNERELAGKETTPCEVPVDCRRDQGPDKRKSTNAAIPKASFNPFTENTEEEKSEKSAASVKPSQARPIKPRLGVSSEDETKATSADSVPPTVSLFCLSHPSSNDNNPFTSKHILEWKTEAPSHSASPALKLSAQHGNNPFTPNWGQESKEDDTECFTASPFCRPSAVAGSENNPFASNWRQESQTENSENVTKSPVYLSHPPPNSVHEGSVVTTLDNDSESITSPASSVTFPPTASDQEHNTSADNTADSELYPTVPSETPRSEDQIDPVGTVPRSLSGSPPVRFYDKIGQILKTQRNDKGVQVVTPFKENSGSIKKSVTFAVDDMRDDNRVNSGDEVSDGDLVESGPHGESENTVDPTGGEGTQIHELSVEDCYLSVPDDRRITVVHNSESPLERENEISPSVKEEPPVPIQRVLRMSPKEPDVSDIVLSSTSSFVPPPKPAPRSAQKLKKEPFSVSEAKLENMASSSEIELHTDTSLFSRENPTTVNLAASKLNPESEDELPQSINNDHSDTPTGKQLDILAVEELYLKPAALPVIPEVGSDDEQLSDIQKDDVGLSSPRDGSSQLQSSVERELASDKKTTGERETVSLLVKKAGLDDDFKSNNLSVCPSSVVLENENENIKGSEQKDVNSMKEMGDCPEFSDKSASLSSLSSSSQPYSASSFQSDALSSNKAESPKKSAVEGLDVKVDSSGKKKLLQARVSPSETHSNQTQQSGGTVPAKLRLHPVKPMNTTTNKPPAKTLNVTAKILDNQNETNLKKYDPSDPAYAYAQLTHDELIQLVLKQKDVIAKRDNQVRELEDYIDDLLVRVMEETPNILRVQPSLNKKAGRM, encoded by the exons ATGTCGCTGCCGGGCTCGCCGATGTCTGCGGGGCCGCGTTGGGCCCCGACGCACGTCCAAGTGACAGTCCTCCAGGCGCGGGGCCTGCGGGCCAAGGCCAAGGGGGGCGGCGGGAGCGATGCCTACGCCGTCATGGCGCTGGGCAAGGAGAAATTCGCCACCTCGGTGGCCGAGCGGTGCCTGGGCTCGCCCGTGTGGAGGGAGGAGGCCACCTTcgagctgccgccgccgccgcgacGCGGCCTGTCCGGCTacgaagaagaaggaaggggcgCGCAGCCTGCCGTTCTCCAGCTCACCGTCTCCCATCGCGCCCTGCTGGGGCTGGACAAGTTCCTGGGGCGCGCCGAAGTCAACCTGGCTGAACTGCAGAACGAGGGTGGCCGAAGGACCACACG ATGGTATAAGCTTCACTCCAAAccggggaaaaaagaaaaagagaggggtgAAATAGAGGTGGATATCCAGTTCATGAGGAGCAACATGACAGCCAGCATGTTTGATCTGTCTATGAAAGATAAATCCCGGACTCCATTTGGCAAGCTGAAAGATAAACTGAAGGGGAAACGAGGAAATGGATTGCCAGATACAGCTTCTGCGATTATTCCTAGCATAACTCACTCACTAGCTGACAGTGACGAAGAGTcaaatgagaaagagaaggaaaagaaaaaatcaAAGTTCAAGACTCTATTTTCAAAACCTGGCTTGCAGAAAAGCAATATCTCCCAGTCTATGTCTGTGCTACCTTCTCTCCAACCAGTTACAGAGAGAGTGAGGCTTAGACCCAGTGACTTTCAGTCACagtgggatgatgatgatgatgacacttTAACTCCAGTCTCAGAGA AACCCCCTGCAAATAGAGCTGAAGATAACTTCCTTTATCCTCCTTCTGGAAGATCTCATAAACGAACAG GGAAAAAGGAAGCTGAAAACAGTTCAGAGGTTTCTGTGAAGGTCAAGGAAGTGAAACATAATGAGAGAGAATTGGCAGGAAAAGAGACAACCCCCTGTGAAGTTCCTGTGGATTGCAGAAGAGACCAAGGGCCAGATAAGAGAAAATCCACAAATGCTGCTATTCCAAAGGCATCTTTCAACCCCTTTACtgagaacactgaagaagagaaaTCAGAaaaaagtgcagcttctgtgaaaCCATCCCAGGCCAGACCCATCAAACCCAG ACTGGGCGTGTCTTCAGAGGATGAAACCAAAGCCACTTCTGCTGATTCTGTACCCCCTACTGTTTCtcttttctgtctttcccatccCTCTAGTAATGACAATAACCCTTTTACCTCTAAACACATTCTAGAATGGAAAACCGAAGCTCCCAGTCATTCTGCTAGTCCAGCATTAAAACTTTCTGCACAGCATGGCAATAATCCTTTCACTCCTAACTGGGGACAGGAATCCAAAGAAGATGACACAGAATGCTTTACAGCTAGTCCTTTCTGCAGGCCTTCTGCAGTTGCTGGCAGTGAAAACAATCCTTTTGCTTCTAATTGGAGGCAGGAATCTCAGACAGAGAATTCTGAAAATGTGACTAAATCTCCAGTGTATCTTTCCCATCCTCCTCCAAATTCTGTTCATGAAGGTTCTGTTGTAACTACACTGGACAATGATTCTGAAAGTATTACCAGTCCTGCTTCTTCTGTTACCTTTCCTCCTACTGCTTCTGACCAAGAGCATAACACTTCAGCAGACAACACTGCTGATTCAGAGCTCTATCCTACTGTGCCTTCAGAGACCCCTCGGAGTGAAGATCAGATAGATCCTGTGGGGACTGTTCCCAGGTCTCTTTCTGGAAGTCCACCTGTACGTTTTTATGACAAGATTGGGCAGATCCTAAAGACACAGCGAAATGACAAAGGAGTACAAGTGGTGACACCATTTAAAGAAAACAGTGGAAGCATAAAGAAGTCAGTGACCTTTGCTGTTGATGACATGAGAGATGACAATAGAGTAAATAGTGGTGATGAGGTTTCCGATGGAGATCTGGTTGAGAGTGGGCCTCATGGGGAAAGTGAGAATACAGTAGATCCCACTGGAGGCGAAGGGACACAAATACATGAACTTAGTGTGGAGGACTGCTATTTATCCGTGCCTGATGATAGAAGAATCACTGTGGTTCATAACAGTGAGAGCCCCCTCGAAAGAGAGAATGAAATCAGCCCCTCAGTTAAAGAAGAACCACCAGTACCAATTCAAAGAGTCCTTAGAATGTCACCCAAGGAACCAGACGTGTCGGATATAGTATTGAGTAGTACTTCTTCCTTTGTACCACCACCAAAGCCAGCCCCAAGAAGTGCTCAAAAACTAAAAAAGGAACCTTTTTCTGTGTCTGAAGCAAAGCTAGAAAATATGGCCAGTTCTTCAGAGATAGAGTTGCATACAGATACTTCTCTATTTTCCAGGGAAAATCCAACAACTGTTAATTTAGCAGCATCTAAACTTAATCCTGAAAGTGAGGATGAACTTCCTCAGAGCATTAATAATGATCACTCTGACACTCCCACAGGCAAACAGCTGGACATTTTAGCTGTTGAAGAATTGTATTTAAAACCAGCTGCCCTTCCAGTTATTCCTGAAGTAGGATCTGATGATGAGCAGCTAAGCGACATCCAAAAAGATGATGTAGGCTTGTCAAGCCCCAGAGATGGTTCTTCACAATTGCAGTCTTCCGTTGAGAGGGAGCTGGCCTCAGACAAGAAGACTACTGGTGAGAGAGAGACTGTATCACTGCTTGTGAAAAAGGCTGGTCTTGATGATGATTTTAAATCAAACAACTTGTCAGTCTGTCCTTCATCAGTAGTACTTGAGAATGAAAATGAGAACATAAAAGGGTCAGAACAGAAGGATGTTAACAGTATGAAGGAAATGGGTGATTGTCCTGAATTCTCTGATAAGtctgcttctctttcttctctgtcCAGTTCTTCTCAGCCTTACTCTGCTAGTTCTTTCCAGTCTGATGCTCTCAGCTCTAATAAAGCAGAATCTCCGAAAAAATCTGCAGTGGAGGGCTTGGATGTCAAAGTGGACAGTTCTGGCAAGAAGAAGCTGCTTCAGGCAAGGGTTTCACCCTCTGAAACACATTCCAATCAAACTCAGCAGAGCGGTGGAACTGTGCCTGCTAAGCTCAG ACTTCATCCTGTGAAGCCAATGAATACTACAACAAATAAACCACCTGCAAAAACCTTGAACGTCACTGCAAAGATCCTGGATAACCAAAATGAAACCAATCTAAAG AAATATGACCCTTCAGATCCTGCTTATGCTTATGCTCAACTAACACATGATGAGCTGATCCAGCTGGTCTTAAAACAGAAAGATGTGATAGCAAAGCGAGATAACCAAGTGCGGGAGCTGGAAGACTACATTGATGATTTGCTGGTCAGAGTCATGGAAGAAACTCCAAACATTCTTCGGGTACAACCCAGCCTGAACAAAAAAGCCGGAAGGATGTAA
- the RAB11FIP1 gene encoding rab11 family-interacting protein 1 isoform X3, whose product MSLPGSPMSAGPRWAPTHVQVTVLQARGLRAKAKGGGGSDAYAVMALGKEKFATSVAERCLGSPVWREEATFELPPPPRRGLSGYEEEGRGAQPAVLQLTVSHRALLGLDKFLGRAEVNLAELQNEGGRRTTRWYKLHSKPGKKEKERGEIEVDIQFMRSNMTASMFDLSMKDKSRTPFGKLKDKLKGKRGNGLPDTASAIIPSITHSLADSDEESNEKEKEKKKSKFKTLFSKPGLQKSNISQSMSVLPSLQPVTERVRLRPSDFQSQWDDDDDDTLTPVSEKPPANRAEDNFLYPPSGRSHKRTGSADSKQLNQIASSSTKKDGHSLFGGLKSKNDPVSRSNVCINGSHVYVEECDPKSDTILKENTPSSTSPSPQTSRRKHLFSSQENLTSIPSKDPEVTGRLALDKGPPESSSLESFKASLPSYKLLSSGDLLESIAPMISDTSKEIKKQENMKSALLSLVTGKKEAENSSEVSVKVKEVKHNERELAGKETTPCEVPVDCRRDQGPDKRKSTNAAIPKASFNPFTENTEEEKSEKSAASVKPSQARPIKPSSSQPYSASSFQSDALSSNKAESPKKSAVEGLDVKVDSSGKKKLLQARVSPSETHSNQTQQSGGTVPAKLRLHPVKPMNTTTNKPPAKTLNVTAKILDNQNETNLKKYDPSDPAYAYAQLTHDELIQLVLKQKDVIAKRDNQVRELEDYIDDLLVRVMEETPNILRVQPSLNKKAGRM is encoded by the exons ATGTCGCTGCCGGGCTCGCCGATGTCTGCGGGGCCGCGTTGGGCCCCGACGCACGTCCAAGTGACAGTCCTCCAGGCGCGGGGCCTGCGGGCCAAGGCCAAGGGGGGCGGCGGGAGCGATGCCTACGCCGTCATGGCGCTGGGCAAGGAGAAATTCGCCACCTCGGTGGCCGAGCGGTGCCTGGGCTCGCCCGTGTGGAGGGAGGAGGCCACCTTcgagctgccgccgccgccgcgacGCGGCCTGTCCGGCTacgaagaagaaggaaggggcgCGCAGCCTGCCGTTCTCCAGCTCACCGTCTCCCATCGCGCCCTGCTGGGGCTGGACAAGTTCCTGGGGCGCGCCGAAGTCAACCTGGCTGAACTGCAGAACGAGGGTGGCCGAAGGACCACACG ATGGTATAAGCTTCACTCCAAAccggggaaaaaagaaaaagagaggggtgAAATAGAGGTGGATATCCAGTTCATGAGGAGCAACATGACAGCCAGCATGTTTGATCTGTCTATGAAAGATAAATCCCGGACTCCATTTGGCAAGCTGAAAGATAAACTGAAGGGGAAACGAGGAAATGGATTGCCAGATACAGCTTCTGCGATTATTCCTAGCATAACTCACTCACTAGCTGACAGTGACGAAGAGTcaaatgagaaagagaaggaaaagaaaaaatcaAAGTTCAAGACTCTATTTTCAAAACCTGGCTTGCAGAAAAGCAATATCTCCCAGTCTATGTCTGTGCTACCTTCTCTCCAACCAGTTACAGAGAGAGTGAGGCTTAGACCCAGTGACTTTCAGTCACagtgggatgatgatgatgatgacacttTAACTCCAGTCTCAGAGA AACCCCCTGCAAATAGAGCTGAAGATAACTTCCTTTATCCTCCTTCTGGAAGATCTCATAAACGAACAGGTAGTGCAGATTCCAAGCAATTGAACCAAATTgcatccagcagcaccaagaaagATGGGCATTCTTTATTTGGTGGTCTCAAGTCCAAAAATGACCCAGTTTCCCGTTCCAATGTATGTATCAATGGCAGTCATGTTTACGTGGAAGAGTGTGATCCAAAAAGTGATACCATTCTAAAAGAGAACACTCCATCTTCCACTTCCCCTTCCCCTCAGACATCCCGACGAAAGCATCTCTTTTCGTCTCAAGAGAACCTGACTTCCATTCCCAGTAAGGACCCTGAAGTGACTGGAAGACTTGCTCTTGACAAAGGACCACCTGAGTCTTCCTCACTGGAGTCCTTTAAAGCCAGTTTGCCATCGTACAAACTGCTTAGTAGTGGGGATTTGCTAGAAAGTATTGCTCCAATGATTTCAGACACTTCAAAAGAAATCAAGAAGCAGGAGAACATGAAGTCTGCCTTGCTGTCCCTTGTAACAGGGAAAAAGGAAGCTGAAAACAGTTCAGAGGTTTCTGTGAAGGTCAAGGAAGTGAAACATAATGAGAGAGAATTGGCAGGAAAAGAGACAACCCCCTGTGAAGTTCCTGTGGATTGCAGAAGAGACCAAGGGCCAGATAAGAGAAAATCCACAAATGCTGCTATTCCAAAGGCATCTTTCAACCCCTTTACtgagaacactgaagaagagaaaTCAGAaaaaagtgcagcttctgtgaaaCCATCCCAGGCCAGACCCATCAAACCCAG TTCTTCTCAGCCTTACTCTGCTAGTTCTTTCCAGTCTGATGCTCTCAGCTCTAATAAAGCAGAATCTCCGAAAAAATCTGCAGTGGAGGGCTTGGATGTCAAAGTGGACAGTTCTGGCAAGAAGAAGCTGCTTCAGGCAAGGGTTTCACCCTCTGAAACACATTCCAATCAAACTCAGCAGAGCGGTGGAACTGTGCCTGCTAAGCTCAG ACTTCATCCTGTGAAGCCAATGAATACTACAACAAATAAACCACCTGCAAAAACCTTGAACGTCACTGCAAAGATCCTGGATAACCAAAATGAAACCAATCTAAAG AAATATGACCCTTCAGATCCTGCTTATGCTTATGCTCAACTAACACATGATGAGCTGATCCAGCTGGTCTTAAAACAGAAAGATGTGATAGCAAAGCGAGATAACCAAGTGCGGGAGCTGGAAGACTACATTGATGATTTGCTGGTCAGAGTCATGGAAGAAACTCCAAACATTCTTCGGGTACAACCCAGCCTGAACAAAAAAGCCGGAAGGATGTAA
- the RAB11FIP1 gene encoding rab11 family-interacting protein 1 isoform X1, giving the protein MSLPGSPMSAGPRWAPTHVQVTVLQARGLRAKAKGGGGSDAYAVMALGKEKFATSVAERCLGSPVWREEATFELPPPPRRGLSGYEEEGRGAQPAVLQLTVSHRALLGLDKFLGRAEVNLAELQNEGGRRTTRWYKLHSKPGKKEKERGEIEVDIQFMRSNMTASMFDLSMKDKSRTPFGKLKDKLKGKRGNGLPDTASAIIPSITHSLADSDEESNEKEKEKKKSKFKTLFSKPGLQKSNISQSMSVLPSLQPVTERVRLRPSDFQSQWDDDDDDTLTPVSEKPPANRAEDNFLYPPSGRSHKRTGSADSKQLNQIASSSTKKDGHSLFGGLKSKNDPVSRSNVCINGSHVYVEECDPKSDTILKENTPSSTSPSPQTSRRKHLFSSQENLTSIPSKDPEVTGRLALDKGPPESSSLESFKASLPSYKLLSSGDLLESIAPMISDTSKEIKKQENMKSALLSLVTGKKEAENSSEVSVKVKEVKHNERELAGKETTPCEVPVDCRRDQGPDKRKSTNAAIPKASFNPFTENTEEEKSEKSAASVKPSQARPIKPRLGVSSEDETKATSADSVPPTVSLFCLSHPSSNDNNPFTSKHILEWKTEAPSHSASPALKLSAQHGNNPFTPNWGQESKEDDTECFTASPFCRPSAVAGSENNPFASNWRQESQTENSENVTKSPVYLSHPPPNSVHEGSVVTTLDNDSESITSPASSVTFPPTASDQEHNTSADNTADSELYPTVPSETPRSEDQIDPVGTVPRSLSGSPPVRFYDKIGQILKTQRNDKGVQVVTPFKENSGSIKKSVTFAVDDMRDDNRVNSGDEVSDGDLVESGPHGESENTVDPTGGEGTQIHELSVEDCYLSVPDDRRITVVHNSESPLERENEISPSVKEEPPVPIQRVLRMSPKEPDVSDIVLSSTSSFVPPPKPAPRSAQKLKKEPFSVSEAKLENMASSSEIELHTDTSLFSRENPTTVNLAASKLNPESEDELPQSINNDHSDTPTGKQLDILAVEELYLKPAALPVIPEVGSDDEQLSDIQKDDVGLSSPRDGSSQLQSSVERELASDKKTTGERETVSLLVKKAGLDDDFKSNNLSVCPSSVVLENENENIKGSEQKDVNSMKEMGDCPEFSDKSASLSSLSSSSQPYSASSFQSDALSSNKAESPKKSAVEGLDVKVDSSGKKKLLQARVSPSETHSNQTQQSGGTVPAKLRLHPVKPMNTTTNKPPAKTLNVTAKILDNQNETNLKKYDPSDPAYAYAQLTHDELIQLVLKQKDVIAKRDNQVRELEDYIDDLLVRVMEETPNILRVQPSLNKKAGRM; this is encoded by the exons ATGTCGCTGCCGGGCTCGCCGATGTCTGCGGGGCCGCGTTGGGCCCCGACGCACGTCCAAGTGACAGTCCTCCAGGCGCGGGGCCTGCGGGCCAAGGCCAAGGGGGGCGGCGGGAGCGATGCCTACGCCGTCATGGCGCTGGGCAAGGAGAAATTCGCCACCTCGGTGGCCGAGCGGTGCCTGGGCTCGCCCGTGTGGAGGGAGGAGGCCACCTTcgagctgccgccgccgccgcgacGCGGCCTGTCCGGCTacgaagaagaaggaaggggcgCGCAGCCTGCCGTTCTCCAGCTCACCGTCTCCCATCGCGCCCTGCTGGGGCTGGACAAGTTCCTGGGGCGCGCCGAAGTCAACCTGGCTGAACTGCAGAACGAGGGTGGCCGAAGGACCACACG ATGGTATAAGCTTCACTCCAAAccggggaaaaaagaaaaagagaggggtgAAATAGAGGTGGATATCCAGTTCATGAGGAGCAACATGACAGCCAGCATGTTTGATCTGTCTATGAAAGATAAATCCCGGACTCCATTTGGCAAGCTGAAAGATAAACTGAAGGGGAAACGAGGAAATGGATTGCCAGATACAGCTTCTGCGATTATTCCTAGCATAACTCACTCACTAGCTGACAGTGACGAAGAGTcaaatgagaaagagaaggaaaagaaaaaatcaAAGTTCAAGACTCTATTTTCAAAACCTGGCTTGCAGAAAAGCAATATCTCCCAGTCTATGTCTGTGCTACCTTCTCTCCAACCAGTTACAGAGAGAGTGAGGCTTAGACCCAGTGACTTTCAGTCACagtgggatgatgatgatgatgacacttTAACTCCAGTCTCAGAGA AACCCCCTGCAAATAGAGCTGAAGATAACTTCCTTTATCCTCCTTCTGGAAGATCTCATAAACGAACAGGTAGTGCAGATTCCAAGCAATTGAACCAAATTgcatccagcagcaccaagaaagATGGGCATTCTTTATTTGGTGGTCTCAAGTCCAAAAATGACCCAGTTTCCCGTTCCAATGTATGTATCAATGGCAGTCATGTTTACGTGGAAGAGTGTGATCCAAAAAGTGATACCATTCTAAAAGAGAACACTCCATCTTCCACTTCCCCTTCCCCTCAGACATCCCGACGAAAGCATCTCTTTTCGTCTCAAGAGAACCTGACTTCCATTCCCAGTAAGGACCCTGAAGTGACTGGAAGACTTGCTCTTGACAAAGGACCACCTGAGTCTTCCTCACTGGAGTCCTTTAAAGCCAGTTTGCCATCGTACAAACTGCTTAGTAGTGGGGATTTGCTAGAAAGTATTGCTCCAATGATTTCAGACACTTCAAAAGAAATCAAGAAGCAGGAGAACATGAAGTCTGCCTTGCTGTCCCTTGTAACAGGGAAAAAGGAAGCTGAAAACAGTTCAGAGGTTTCTGTGAAGGTCAAGGAAGTGAAACATAATGAGAGAGAATTGGCAGGAAAAGAGACAACCCCCTGTGAAGTTCCTGTGGATTGCAGAAGAGACCAAGGGCCAGATAAGAGAAAATCCACAAATGCTGCTATTCCAAAGGCATCTTTCAACCCCTTTACtgagaacactgaagaagagaaaTCAGAaaaaagtgcagcttctgtgaaaCCATCCCAGGCCAGACCCATCAAACCCAG ACTGGGCGTGTCTTCAGAGGATGAAACCAAAGCCACTTCTGCTGATTCTGTACCCCCTACTGTTTCtcttttctgtctttcccatccCTCTAGTAATGACAATAACCCTTTTACCTCTAAACACATTCTAGAATGGAAAACCGAAGCTCCCAGTCATTCTGCTAGTCCAGCATTAAAACTTTCTGCACAGCATGGCAATAATCCTTTCACTCCTAACTGGGGACAGGAATCCAAAGAAGATGACACAGAATGCTTTACAGCTAGTCCTTTCTGCAGGCCTTCTGCAGTTGCTGGCAGTGAAAACAATCCTTTTGCTTCTAATTGGAGGCAGGAATCTCAGACAGAGAATTCTGAAAATGTGACTAAATCTCCAGTGTATCTTTCCCATCCTCCTCCAAATTCTGTTCATGAAGGTTCTGTTGTAACTACACTGGACAATGATTCTGAAAGTATTACCAGTCCTGCTTCTTCTGTTACCTTTCCTCCTACTGCTTCTGACCAAGAGCATAACACTTCAGCAGACAACACTGCTGATTCAGAGCTCTATCCTACTGTGCCTTCAGAGACCCCTCGGAGTGAAGATCAGATAGATCCTGTGGGGACTGTTCCCAGGTCTCTTTCTGGAAGTCCACCTGTACGTTTTTATGACAAGATTGGGCAGATCCTAAAGACACAGCGAAATGACAAAGGAGTACAAGTGGTGACACCATTTAAAGAAAACAGTGGAAGCATAAAGAAGTCAGTGACCTTTGCTGTTGATGACATGAGAGATGACAATAGAGTAAATAGTGGTGATGAGGTTTCCGATGGAGATCTGGTTGAGAGTGGGCCTCATGGGGAAAGTGAGAATACAGTAGATCCCACTGGAGGCGAAGGGACACAAATACATGAACTTAGTGTGGAGGACTGCTATTTATCCGTGCCTGATGATAGAAGAATCACTGTGGTTCATAACAGTGAGAGCCCCCTCGAAAGAGAGAATGAAATCAGCCCCTCAGTTAAAGAAGAACCACCAGTACCAATTCAAAGAGTCCTTAGAATGTCACCCAAGGAACCAGACGTGTCGGATATAGTATTGAGTAGTACTTCTTCCTTTGTACCACCACCAAAGCCAGCCCCAAGAAGTGCTCAAAAACTAAAAAAGGAACCTTTTTCTGTGTCTGAAGCAAAGCTAGAAAATATGGCCAGTTCTTCAGAGATAGAGTTGCATACAGATACTTCTCTATTTTCCAGGGAAAATCCAACAACTGTTAATTTAGCAGCATCTAAACTTAATCCTGAAAGTGAGGATGAACTTCCTCAGAGCATTAATAATGATCACTCTGACACTCCCACAGGCAAACAGCTGGACATTTTAGCTGTTGAAGAATTGTATTTAAAACCAGCTGCCCTTCCAGTTATTCCTGAAGTAGGATCTGATGATGAGCAGCTAAGCGACATCCAAAAAGATGATGTAGGCTTGTCAAGCCCCAGAGATGGTTCTTCACAATTGCAGTCTTCCGTTGAGAGGGAGCTGGCCTCAGACAAGAAGACTACTGGTGAGAGAGAGACTGTATCACTGCTTGTGAAAAAGGCTGGTCTTGATGATGATTTTAAATCAAACAACTTGTCAGTCTGTCCTTCATCAGTAGTACTTGAGAATGAAAATGAGAACATAAAAGGGTCAGAACAGAAGGATGTTAACAGTATGAAGGAAATGGGTGATTGTCCTGAATTCTCTGATAAGtctgcttctctttcttctctgtcCAGTTCTTCTCAGCCTTACTCTGCTAGTTCTTTCCAGTCTGATGCTCTCAGCTCTAATAAAGCAGAATCTCCGAAAAAATCTGCAGTGGAGGGCTTGGATGTCAAAGTGGACAGTTCTGGCAAGAAGAAGCTGCTTCAGGCAAGGGTTTCACCCTCTGAAACACATTCCAATCAAACTCAGCAGAGCGGTGGAACTGTGCCTGCTAAGCTCAG ACTTCATCCTGTGAAGCCAATGAATACTACAACAAATAAACCACCTGCAAAAACCTTGAACGTCACTGCAAAGATCCTGGATAACCAAAATGAAACCAATCTAAAG AAATATGACCCTTCAGATCCTGCTTATGCTTATGCTCAACTAACACATGATGAGCTGATCCAGCTGGTCTTAAAACAGAAAGATGTGATAGCAAAGCGAGATAACCAAGTGCGGGAGCTGGAAGACTACATTGATGATTTGCTGGTCAGAGTCATGGAAGAAACTCCAAACATTCTTCGGGTACAACCCAGCCTGAACAAAAAAGCCGGAAGGATGTAA